The following are encoded together in the Zingiber officinale cultivar Zhangliang chromosome 8A, Zo_v1.1, whole genome shotgun sequence genome:
- the LOC122008020 gene encoding 40S ribosomal protein S13-like: MGRMHSRGKGISSSALPYKRTPPSWLKISPPDVEDNICKFAKKGLTPSQIGVILRDSHGIAQVKSVTGNKILRVLKAHGLAPAIPEDLYHLIKKAMAIRKHLEKNRKDKDSKFRLILVESRIHRLARYYKRTKKLPPTFKYDATTASTLVA; encoded by the exons atggGTCGTATGCACAGTCGAGG AAAAGGTATCTCTTCGTCGGCGCTTCCGTACAAGAGAACTCCGCCGAGTTGGCTCAAGATCTCTCCCCCAGAT GTTGAAGATAACATCTGCAAGTTTGCCAAAAAGGGATTGACGCCGTCGCAGATCGGTGTCATTCTTCGTGATTCTCACGGAATCGCCCAGGTCAAGAGTGTTACTGGGAACAAAATCCTCAGGGTTCTCAAAGCCCACG GTCTTGCACCGGCTATTCCAGAAGATCTGTACCACCTGATTAAGAAGGCTATGGCAATCAGGAAGCACTTGGAAAAGAACAGGAAGGACAAGGACTCTAAATTCAGGCTGATCTTGGTGGAGAGCAGAATTCACCGCTTGGCACGATACTACAAGAGGACCAAGAAGCTTCCACCAACATTTAAATA CGATGCAACTACCGCCAGCACTCTAGTGGCGTAG